One Peterkaempfera bronchialis DNA window includes the following coding sequences:
- a CDS encoding Mrp/NBP35 family ATP-binding protein has product MAIETQGAAGDATPLEQSVRGALATVQDPEIHRPITDLGMVKSVEIGEGGAVRVAVWLTVSGCPMRDTITSRVTEAVGRVPGVTAVEVELDVMSDEQRRELSTMLRGGTAEREIPFAKPGSLTRVYAVASGKGGVGKSSVTVNVAAALAADGLKVAVVDADIYGHSVPRMLGVDGRPTQVENMIMPPSAHDVKVISIGMFTPGNAPVVWRGPMLHRALQQFLADVYWGDLDVLLLDLPPGTGDIAISVAQLVPNAEILIVTTPQQAAAEVAERAGTIALQTHQKIVGVIENMSGMPCPHCDEMVDVFGTGGGRTVADALTRATGAEVPVLGSIPIDVRLREGGDEGKPVVLSDPDSPAGAALRAVAAKLGRRERGLAGLSLGLTPRNKF; this is encoded by the coding sequence GATCCACCGTCCCATCACCGATCTGGGCATGGTGAAATCGGTGGAGATCGGCGAGGGCGGCGCGGTGCGCGTCGCCGTCTGGCTCACCGTCTCCGGCTGCCCGATGCGCGACACCATCACCAGCCGGGTGACCGAGGCGGTGGGGCGGGTCCCCGGCGTCACGGCGGTCGAGGTCGAGCTGGATGTGATGAGCGACGAGCAGCGGCGCGAGCTCTCCACCATGCTGCGCGGCGGCACCGCCGAGCGGGAGATCCCGTTCGCCAAGCCGGGTTCGCTGACCCGGGTGTACGCGGTAGCGTCCGGAAAGGGCGGCGTCGGCAAGTCGTCGGTGACGGTCAATGTGGCTGCGGCGCTGGCCGCCGACGGCCTCAAGGTCGCGGTGGTGGACGCCGACATCTACGGCCACAGCGTGCCCCGGATGCTGGGCGTGGACGGTCGGCCGACCCAGGTCGAGAACATGATCATGCCGCCGTCGGCGCATGACGTGAAGGTGATCTCCATCGGCATGTTCACCCCGGGCAACGCCCCGGTGGTGTGGCGCGGGCCGATGCTGCACCGTGCGCTCCAGCAGTTCCTGGCCGATGTCTACTGGGGCGACCTGGACGTACTGCTGCTGGACCTGCCGCCCGGCACCGGCGACATCGCCATCTCGGTGGCGCAGCTGGTCCCCAACGCGGAGATCCTGATCGTCACCACCCCGCAGCAGGCCGCCGCCGAGGTCGCGGAGCGGGCCGGAACCATCGCGCTCCAGACCCACCAGAAGATCGTCGGCGTGATCGAGAACATGTCCGGCATGCCCTGCCCGCACTGCGACGAGATGGTGGACGTCTTCGGCACCGGCGGCGGCCGGACCGTCGCCGATGCGCTCACCCGGGCGACCGGCGCCGAGGTGCCCGTACTGGGCTCCATCCCGATCGACGTACGGCTGCGCGAGGGCGGCGACGAGGGCAAGCCGGTCGTCCTCTCCGACCCCGACTCCCCGGCCGGCGCGGCGCTGCGTGCCGTGGCGGCCAAGCTGGGCCGCCGTGAGCGCGGTCTGGCCGGACTGTCTCTGGGGCTGACGCCGCGCAACAAGTTCTGA